The genomic window CGAAAACTCGATGGCACACGCCTGACCTTCGGTGTCGGTCGGGGCCGTCCTCGCCGGGGTGCACCGTCTCGCCGAACGGGGGCTCGGTTCAGGCGATGGCCCTCGGCGTCGGCGACCAGCTCTTCGTAGTGACGCCCGATGTCGTCGCGCTCTGCCCAGAGCGCGACGACGGCCTCGCGCTCGTGGTGCTTGCCCATGCCGGGCTCCGCCTGGCGCCGGGCGTCTCGGCGGCGCGGGCGAGGAGCGCGGCAAGGTCGGCGGCGGCTTCGGGCTCGGCGGTGGCGAGCCGGGCCGCGAACACCAGCTGGCCGACGGCGGTCTCCGGGGCGGGACGCGCGAGCTCGGTGAGCAGCGCGGCGTGAGCGGGTACCGGCGGCGACAGGAGGCCGGCGGCCGCGCGGGCGGCAGGGTCGCGGTAGTGCCCGAGGTGCGCGGCCAGGGCGCGGGCGTGGCGTCCGTTTGATCCGCTTCTCGCAGCCAGATGCTCATCCGAGGCTGCCGATCACTTGCAGCAGTCACCCCCGGGACGGAGGCCGCAGGCGTCGGCTCCAGCCGCTGTTGTCGGCGCAACTGCAGCCGGTGTCGCGCAACAGCCCTTGCCCTGCCAGGCGTCACGGCCTTCCTTGACCGCGATAGCGGCGATGACGAGGGCGGCGATGGGGTCCGCCCAGGACCAGCCGAGGGTGGCATTGAGGACCAGGCCGACCAGGAGGACGGCGGAGAGATAGGTGCACAGCAGGGTCTGCTTGGAGTCGGCGACCGCACTGGCAGAGCCGAGTTCGCGGCCGGCCTTGCGCTGGGCGGCGGAGAGAAACGGCATCACGGCCAGGGACAGCGCGGCGATGACGATGCCGGGGATGGAACGTTCAGCCTCCCCGGTGCCGGTCAGCGCCCGGACCGCGTCGACGCTGACGTACGCGGCGAGCGCGAAGAAGGAGACGGCGATGATGCGCAGGGTGGTCTTCTCCCGCGCCTCGCGCACGGCGTGCTCGTGGGCGGAAAACTGCCAGGCCACCGCGGCGGCG from Streptomyces sp. DSM 40750 includes these protein-coding regions:
- a CDS encoding cation transporter; the protein is MTAEISIGIGPSPARRDALAKRIRLLVAATITYNVIEAIVAITAGTLASSTALIGFGLDSVIEVSSAAAVAWQFSAHEHAVREAREKTTLRIIAVSFFALAAYVSVDAVRALTGTGEAERSIPGIVIAALSLAVMPFLSAAQRKAGRELGSASAVADSKQTLLCTYLSAVLLVGLVLNATLGWSWADPIAALVIAAIAVKEGRDAWQGKGCCATPAAVAPTTAAGADACGLRPGGDCCK